From Cheilinus undulatus linkage group 18, ASM1832078v1, whole genome shotgun sequence, the proteins below share one genomic window:
- the LOC121525763 gene encoding alcohol dehydrogenase class-3 chain L, giving the protein METAGRVIRCKAAVAWKAGEPLVMEEVEVAPPKGGEVRLKIVATGICHTDSYTLSGSDPEGVFPVVLGHEGAGIVESVGEGVTKFQPGDTVIPLYVPQCGECKFCKNPKTNLCQKIRLTQGRGLMPDGTSRFSCKGKSLFHFMGCSTFSEYTVVAEISLAKVDNRAPLDKVCLLGCGITTGYGAALNTAKVEAGSTCAVFGLGALGLAAIMGCKTAGAARIIGIDLNPDKFKTAREFGATDVVNPKDHSKPIQEVLVEMTDGGVDYSFECVGNVAIMRAALEACHKGWGTSVIIGVAAAGQEISTRPFQLVTGRTWKGTAFGGYKSVESVPRLVEEYLNNKLKVDEFVTHTLPFERITEGFDLMHAGKCIRVVLQL; this is encoded by the exons GTTATCCGGTGCAAAGCAGCAGTAGCATGGAAGGCTGGGGAACCTCTTGTGATGGAGGAAGTGGAAGTAGCGCCCCCTAAAGGTGGAGAAGTTCGTCTCAAG ATTGTGGCGACAGGGATCTGTCACACAGACTCCTACACACTAAGCGGCTCTGATCCTGAGGGGGTGTTTCCTGTCGTACTGGGCCATGAGGGAGCCGGCATAGTGGAGAGTGTTGGAGAAGGAGTCACCAAGTTTCAACCAG GAGACACTGTTATACCCTTGTATGTACCACAGTGTGGGGAGTGTAAGTTCTGTAAAAACCCCAAAACCAACCTCTGTCAAAAGATCAG GCTCACTCAGGGCAGAGGTTTGATGCCAGATGGGACAAGTCGTTTCTCCTGCAAAGGCAAGAGCCTCTTCCACTTCATGGGCTGCAGCACATTCTCTGAGTACACCGTGGTGGCTGAGATCTCCTTGGCCAAAGTGGACAATAGAGCGCCTTTAGACAAGGTGTGTCTTCTGGGCTGTGGCATCACCACTGGATATGGAGCTGCATTAAACACAGCCAAG GTGGAGGCAGGATCAACCTGTGCTGTGTTTGGCCTGGGGGCACTGGGTCTCGCTGCAATCATGGGCTGCAAAACAGCCGGGGCGGCCAGGATTATTGGAATCGATCTCAACCCTGACAAGTTTAAAACTGCCCGAGAGTTTGGTGCCACAGACGTGGTGAACCCAAAGGATCACAGCAAGCCAATCCAAGAGGTCCTGGTGGAGATGACTGATGGAGGCGTGGACTACTCCTTTGAATGTGTGGGCAATGTTGCAATCATG AGGGCAGCCCTGGAAGCCTGCCATAAAGGTTGGGGCACCAGCGTCATTATTGGGGTGGCAGCGGCAGGACAAGAGATCTCCACCCGACCCTTTCAGCTGGTGACTGGCCGCACCTGGAAGGGCACTGCTTTTGGAG GGTACAAGAGTGTAGAAAGTGTTCCCAGGCTGGTGGAGGAGTACTTAAATAACAAACTCAAAGTTGATGAGTTTGTGACTCACACTCTGCCCTTTGAGAGAATCACAGAGGGTTTTGATctgatgcatgctgggaaatg CATCCGAGTCGTCCTTCAGCTCTAG